A segment of the Synechococcus sp. CBW1002 genome:
TCGCCCTGCAGGCCGATCCGCAGCATTTCCAGCTGCAGGGGGGGAAGATCCACGGTGGGGGCGTTGGCGGAGTGGAAGGGCGGTGCGCTGGAGTGGGTGGTAGCGAAGGATGGAGCCATGGCCAAGGGGGGCTGGACCGAATTCAGCAGTGGCGGCAGCCGGCCGGAAAGCCTGCAGCGCGCTGGTGCGGGGGATGCCGCCGCCCAGCCACGTGCCCAGCAGCGGGTGCGGGTGCAACGCACCAAAGCGGGCAAGGGCGGCAAGCTGGTGACCGCCATCACCGGGCTGGAGATCGGCGAGGCTGAAAGCAGGACCCTGCTGAAGCAGCTGAAGGCCTCCGCCGGTACCGGCGGCACCCTCAAAGATGGCGTGATCGAACTCCAGGGCGATCAGGTGGCCGCGGCTCTTTCCGCCCTTGAGCAGGCTGGTTTTCGGCCGAAGCAGGCAGGGGGATGACGCGAGCAGGGCCCCTAGGGTTGTGAGATCTCAGAGATTCCGCTGTCTTACCGATGCAACTCTCGATGGTTGATGCGTCGGTGCTGCCGCTGACGCGGACACTGACCAATCTCGCCGCCGTGCTCGCCAAGGGGCAGGCCCACGCGGAAGCCCACAGCATCGATCCGGCGGTGCTGCTGCAGAGCCGCCTCTATCCCGACATGTTCCCCCTGGTGCGTCAGGTGCAGATCGCCTCGGACATCGCCCGCCGAGGGGTCGCCCGGCTGGCCGGATCCGAAGCGCCAGCGGTGGAGGACAGCGAAACCAGTTTCGCCGAACTGATCGAGCGGCTGCAGCACACGATCACCTTCATCGAAAGCGTGCCGACGGAACAGCTGAACGGCTCGGAAGAACGGCTGGTCACAGTGCCGATCGGCCGCGATCAGACGATCACGATGCCGGGCTGGCCCTTTCTGAGCAGCTTCGTGCTGCCGAACGTCTATTTCCACGTCACCACCGCTTACAACATCCTGCGCCACAACGGTGTTGTCCTCGGCAAGCGCGATTTCCTGGGCGCATCCTGAAATCTTCGCCTCCAGCCCATTGCCATCGACACGATGCCTCTCCATGGGGTGGGCAAGGGTCCTGAGGCGCCCAGGCCAGGCTCAGATCTGAACGGCCACCGACACCTCCGCCAGGGAAACGGCGCCTGGATCGGGGTGGCCGACGCTCCTGGCGCCATGGGATCGGGCTCGACCCAGTCGGGGCAACAGCTCGGCTGTGGCCTGGGCAGCATGAACTGCGCAGCTGGCCGCCTCAGACCAGGCCCTGGCAGCCGACTCCCCTTGGGCGATACCGCTGCTCAACCGTTCCGAGAAAGGGATCAGGGCATCGACCAGGGTCTTGTCGCCAGCCTGGGCCTTGCCGAGATTCCGAATGGCGCCAAGAGCGGCGGCGACGGCTCCGGCCAGGGCGGTTGGATCCAATCGATCCGCCGCGGCGAGGGCATTGCCGGCAGCCGCCAGACCAATGCCCCAGAGGGCACCGGAGCTGCCGCCGCCCTGCTCAGACCAGGCCTCTCCGGCTTCCAGCAAGACACGGGCCACGCTGCCCTGGTCGTCCACCGCCCGCTGGGCAGCAGCCACCGCCCCACCGACGCCCCGCACCATGCCCAGGCCATGGTCGCCGTCTCCTGCGATGGCATCGAGCTGGCCCAGCTCCTGGTGGCTCGCCTCCAACGCTGCCTGGGCCTTCTGGAGGCCCTCCAGCACCCGACGGGCCCAGATCAGCTGATCCCCCTGGCCAGCTGGACTGTCGCGCGCTGATGCCGGCGGAATCGGGGCAGGAGCGTCTGCCTCCCGTTCCGGAGCGGTCGTCGGGCCGAGTGTCGGATGGCCGCGTTGGAAAGCAGCGCTGTCGGCTGGGGCTTGCCAGAACGGCTCGAGCTCATCGTCGAGCCAGAAGAGACTGAGAGACAGCCCGGCCATCTCCAGGCTGGTGACCAGTTCGCCACATTCGGCATCGACGATCCGCACGCCCCTGGCCTCAAGATTGCTTGCCACCGCATCGAAGAGGCTGAACAGCTCCTCATATTTGAACCCGCCCAACCCGTTGAGCAGCACCACTACCCGAGCCTCCTGGGGCGGTATGTCATCCGGGCTTTCCGCCAGCAGCGCAGCCACCAGCAGCTCCGCCAGTCCGGCAGCGTCGGGGAGAGGACGCTCCTCCAGCCCCGGCTCGCCGTGCACGCCCAGCCCCACGGCCATGCGACCCGCCGGCACAGAGAACAAGGGAGACTCCGCCCCCGGCAGGGTGCAGCCGCTGAAGGCCACACCGAGGGTTCGGGTGCGGGCATTGGTCCGCCGGGCCAGCCTCTCCACCGCATCCAGGTCCAGGCCTGCTTCGGCAGCCGCACCGGCCACCTTGTACACCGCCAGCCCGCCGGCAATGCCACGGCGCTGATTCATGGCGGAGGGCGGGGCACTGGCGATGTCATCACTCACCGCCACAATGCGCACATCGTGGCCCTCGGAACGCAGGCGTTCCGCCGCCAGGCCGAACTGCAACATGTCGCCGGTGTAATTCCCGAAAGTGAGCAGGAAACCAGCGCCCCGATTCACCTCACGGCTCACACTGACGATCTGGCCAGCCGACGGCGACGCGAAGATGTTGCCGCAGGCGGCACCGGCGGCCATGCCCATCCCGACAAAGCCCATGAACGCGGGATAGTGGCCGGACCCACCGCCGGTCACCACGGCCACCCGTCCCCTGACGAGGCCTGAGGCACGCACGACACCACCCGCCACGGCCCGCACCCGGCGGCGATTCGCAGCCACGAACCCAGCCTTGGCCTGTACCGCAAAGCGGCCGGGATCGGTGATCAGGTGCGTCATGCTCTGAGACCCCGAATGGGGCCGTCCGGATCGTCAGCATCAGCATGGACCCTGCTGCTGTTGCGGCCCAGGAGTTTCATGACAGCGTCATGCTGTACCACCCATCTCACTACCCAGGACCATCGGGACGGTGCCGAACGCCGCGGTCACTCACAGGCCGTGAGGCCGTCGTAGCGACCGTGGCGGGGGTGGGCAGGATGATCACGGCCGGCAGCGACGTAGAGCCGCTGGAGGATCAGAGAGGGGACTGGCTCAAACAGGCCTAGATGGCGAAGGTAGGAAATGAGGGCATGAACCATCCGGCAGCTCACACAGGTCGACCTCATTCCAATCAGACCATCGGACGACGTCTGTATGAAAATCATCCAAAAGGCCTGGTGAAATCCAGATCTGTAGTGATTGATGCCAGCAAGACGCGTCGATCAATCGATAGTCAGGAGTTCGCAACTGACATCAGGCCATGATCCAATGGCACGGCCTGATGCGGTAGCGGACATCACGACAACCGTTGTTCATGACTGCGAACCAAGACACAATGATCTCTGCATTGCTGGCTGCCAAAAAAGCCAAGGGAATGAGCTTTGCCGACCTGGGCGCCAAGCTGGGCCGCGACGAAGTCTGGGTAGCCTCCCTGTTTTATCTCCAGGCCACCGCCTCGGCGGACGAGGCAACCCAACTGGGTGAGCTGCTGGACCTGGATGCGGAAATCATCGCTGCATTGCAGGATTTCCCTACCAAGGGATCGCTGGATCCGGTTATTCCCACTGATCCATTGATCTATCGTTTTTACGAGATCATGCAGGTGTACGGCATGCCACTCAAGGATGTGATCCAGGAGAAGTTTGGCGATGGCATTATGAGCGCGATCGACTTCACCTTGCACGTGGACAAAGAAGCCAATCCCGCCGGGGACCGAGTGAAGATCACCATGTGCGGCAAGTTCCTGCCTTACAAGAAGTGGTGATCCAGGCGCTGCGCGTGCCCACCGGCCGAATCAGCCAGTAACGAAAAAGGACCCGTCGCAATGCGACGGGTCTGATCGTTGGAGACCTTGCTGATTGTTGAAAGCCGTTGAGAAAGTCGACTTTTAAATCAGCTTACCCAGATCATCAACGGGCGCCAAGCTCGGCAGCCAACTCACGCTCAAGCTTCTCATCATGCACCGTGGGCAGCACATTGCTGACCGTTGTGCGATGGGTGCTGTAGAAGAGCATACCGATGAACACCATCCCACCAACAATATTTCCCATGGTGACAGGCAGGTAATTCCAAAATGCAATCTGTCCGAAACTTACGCCAGAGCCCAGAAGAGGCCCCGTGGTGTGCAGGAACATGTTGACCACGATATGTTCCATACCGAGAGCCTGGAATGCCGTGATTGGCAGCCAGCAGGCAAGGATCTTTCCAGGAACACTTTTGCTGACGAGCGCCAGAGTGACACCAAGGCAGACCAACCAGTTGGCAATAAGGCCTCGGACAAAGGCAAGAAAGAAACCAAGGACACCGAGGGACTGATACTTGACGATCACGTTGGCTTTATTCAGGCCGATGATCTTGTTGGCGACCGCAACCCAATCCCCTGACCCTGCAGCCAGATCTGCAGTTCCACCACTTGTGAGGCTGATGGCAAACAGGATGCCCACCAGGCCTGTACCGAGGAAATTGCCGATCCAGACCCAGATCCAGTTCCGGATGGTTTTGCTCCAAGTGGTCTTACCTGCCCAGACCGCCATAGGAAGCAAGGCAAAGTTACCGGTGACCAGTTCCATGCCGAACAACACGATACTGGCGAATCCGAAAGGAAAGATCAGAGACCCGATCCACGGTATTCCGGTCTGAACCATGATCGTGAGGGCAAGGCACAAGGCCAGACCGAGAACGGATCCGGAGTAGAAACCTCGCAGCAACAGATTCTTGATGCTGACGCCGGATTTCTTGCCGCCGGCAGCAATCATGCCGTCAACGAGTTCATTTGGTAAGACGTAATCCATCTTTGAGGTGCTACTGAATTGGAACTGGGAACGAAAGAGTTAGGCGCCTCAGCCACGGATGGCGTTGATGAAGCAACCGATCAGCCCACTACCTGGACGGTGGCCTGCCTGGACAACCCTGTCGGGTGCCATGAAGTGATGGCCATGGGAAGAGAAAAAGCAGCTGTGGAATCAAGTTGGCGCCAACTAAGCAGAGCCTGCCGGTAGGGCCCCAGGGAAATGGACGATGAGACTACGCCTCAGTCAAGATGTCCAGCCAGAGGGAGCACTTCAACAGGGAAGGTACTGGAACAAGACAGACGACGAAGAAGCGAGAAGCATTCACTGCCCCGAGGGGTGGACGCAATAACGTCCAATGTTGACCTGTCGGAAACAAGCGAGATCAACGGAACTTGTCTAGGTGCTGCCAGAACGAAGTGTTGTGACAGATGCTACAGAAGATCAATCCTGGCTGCCCAGGGGCTTCGGAGCTCGTGGCACAACCGTGCTGATCGTCTCCCATAGAGGTGCCGGCCTGAAAAGTCACAGAGTGGGCAATGTGTGCGCAGCGCCGCTTCCCCATCAAGCATTCCGAGCCCGTCGCGTTAAAGGCTTGTCAGCGATCTGACGGCTGTGACGAGGTCCTGATTCCCTTGATAGACAGATGAATGTGGACATGGGGAGAGTGAACACCCTGAGCTTTTCAACGACAAGACCGCGTCGGCCAGATCATGGCCGGGGTGAATTTCCTGCATGGCTGATCTCTCCTGAATGGTTGACTCTGGGCTTCATCCAACCTCGATTCCCAGCCCACGCACAGCTCACCCCCGGACTGGGAATGCTCCAGCAGTGAGTCACTGGCATCAGTGCATTTCAGAGGTCTTTCGGTCGAAAGTCCAGACCGAATCCGAAGCGAGTCTCACGGGCCCTGCAACGAGGCCTTCCCGATCACCCGCGCCTCAAGCCATCCATTCCACCAAGCCTCCACCTGGGTGCCGCCGGTCCGGATGGATGATCAGGGCCTCTCCCGCCACAGGCGGGAGGCTTGCCGCTCTTCCAGCCCTCCCCCATGCTTCGCCTCGCCCAAGCCCTCGACAGCCAGCTGTGTGCGGCAATGGAGCGGGCGTTTCCGCAGGCCGCCGCCGAGGCCCGTGCAGATGGCCGGCGCCTGGATCCCCAGTTGGCAGCGGCCAGCAAGCCCGAATTCGGTGATTTCCAGGCCAACGGCGCCCTGCCCCTGGCCAAGCCCCTGAAGCAGCCGCCCCGTGCCATCGCCACGGCGATCGTGAACGAACTGGCGGCGGATCCAGCCTTCGCGGAACTCTGCCTGGAGCCCCAGATCGCCGGGCCCGGCTTCATCAACCTCACCCTGCGTCCTGAGCGGCTCACGGCCGAGGTGGCGGCCCGTCTTGGGGACCCCCGCCTGGGCGTTCCCGCGGCTGCGGAGGTGGGCGGAGGCCAAGGCGGCAGCGATCAAGGCGGCGGAGCACCGGCGGCTCCGGTGGTGGTCGACTTCTCCAGCCCCAACATCGCCAAGGAGATGCACGTGGGCCATCTGCGCTCCACGATCATCGGCGACTGCCTGGCCCGGGTGCTGGAGTTCCGCGGCCACCCGGTGTTGCGCCTCAACCACGTGGGTGACTGGGGCACCCAGTTCGGCATGCTGATCACCCACCTCAAGCAGGTGGCCCCCGAGGCGCTGATCACCGCCGATGCGGTGGACCTGGGCGATCTGGTGGCCTTCTATCGCCAGGCCAAGCAGCGCTTCGACGACGACCCCGTCTTCCAGGCGACGTCCCGCGAGGAGGTGGTGAAGCTGCAGGGGGGAGATCCGGTCTCGCTGAAGGCCTGGGGCCTGCTCTGCGACCAGAGCCGCCGGGAATTCCAGAAGATCTACGACCGGCTCGACATCCGCCTCAGCGAACGGGGCGAATCCTTCTACAACCCCTACCTCGAGGCCGTGGTGAGCGACCTGGAAGCCACCGGTCTGCTGGTGACCGACGACGGCGCCGGCTGCGTGTTCCTGGAGGGGGTGAGCGGCAAGGACGGAAAGGCCCTGCCGGTGATCGTGCGAAAAAGCGATGGCGGCTTCAACTACGCCACCACCGACCTGGCGGCCATCCGCTATCGCTTTGCCGAGCCCCCGGCCGGCGATGGCGCCCGCCGCGTGATCTACGTGACGGATGCTGGTCAGGCCAGCCATTTCGCCGGCGTGTTCCAGGTGGCCCGGCGGGCCGGCTGGATCCCCGCAGACGGGCGGCTGGAGCATGTGCCCTTCGGCCTGGTGCAGGGCGACGACGGCAAGAAGCTCAAGACCCGTGCCGGCGACACCGTGCGCCTGCGGGATCTGCTCGATGAAGCCGTGGAGCGGGCAGGCACCGACCTGCGCCGCCGCCTGGAGGAGGAGGGGCGCCACGAGGAGGAGAGCTTCATCACCCAGGTGGCCACCACCGTGGGACTGGCGGCGGTGAAGTATGCCGACCTCAGCCAGAACCGCACCACCAACTATCAGTTCAGCTTTGATCGGATGTTGGCGCTGCAGGGCAACACCGCCCCCTATCTGCTCTATGCCGTGGTGCGGATCGCCGGCATCGCCCGCAAAGGCGGCGACCTGGCGGGCCAGGCGGAGGCCTCCAGCCTGCAGTTCAGTGAGCCTCAGGAGTGGGCCCTGGTGCGAGAACTGCTGAAGTTCGACGCGGTGGTGGCCGAGGTGGAGCAGGAGTTGCTGCCCAACCGGTTGTGCAGTTATCTCTTTGAACTCAGCCAGGTGTTCAACCGCTTCTATGACCAGGTGCCGGTGCTCAAGGCTGAGGAAGCCGCCCGCCCTGGACGCCTGGCGCTCTGCCGCCTCACGGCCGACACCCTGCGGCTGGGGCTGGGGCTGCTCGGCATTCCCAGCCTGGAGCGGATGTGAGCGCTCCTGGCAGCAGGTCATCCGGCCTTTCCCAGCGGCGACCGGTCGGCGCAGGAGCCGAAGCTGCCGCGGAGATGGGGTTCATCGAGAGGCAGGGGTCCGTCACCTGCTTGCGGCGTCGTTCGGGCATGGGACTCCAGAATCCTTGCCTCCATGGCCATGGTCAGCCGATCACTCCTGAATCGATCACCACACGGCCCGCAAGAGCAATCTGAGCAATGATGCGTTCAGACAGTGTTCCCCAGATGATCGGGATCGAGACGATCCAGAGGGGCAAGTCCTGCCCCTACGGCACAACGAACAGCGAGCTCACATCGGGTCTGATTGAGCGCATCGGTGGCAGCCCAAGCACTGTTCGTCTTGAGCGCGAGACCAGGCATCGTGGCAGTCAGTGATCAGCTCTTCGGGAGTTGGATCAAGGCCCAACGCCCAAGCTCGGAACCGGCACGCCCGTGATGGGCATGAGCTTCAAGGCGGATTGACACCGCCATCAGCGGCATCCGCCGGTTGAAGCGGCGGCACCCCCATCGCCGCTCGCAGCTTCTCCAGCGGCTCATCCACGTGCTCCCAGAAGTTCCAGGCAGGGTTGAACGTGTCGCCACTGGTGACATCGCCGCGGTTCCACGCCACCCAGAACTTGCGCGCATCCAGAGCTCCCGTGGCGCTGCCGGCAGGCTCCACGAGCGGCACGCCCAGGTGCCAGCTCACGATCACCGGCAGGATGTGCCCAGCCAGCGCCTCCACTGGGTGCATACCGGCAGTGAATGTGCTCACCAGCAACTCCCCCTGCGGCGACGTGCCGTAGCCCGAAAGCAGGTGGGCGGCATCATGGGGCGTGGTGAAGGCTTCGGCCACTGCCTCCTCCATCCCAGCAAAAGGGAAACCGTTGACGCGGTAGAAGTCGTGAAAGGCCCGCCCGAAGGTCCCGGGTGGCTTCGCAGCCAGCGCCTCATAGCGCTGGCTGAGTTCCGGAGCCGACGCATCCCGGTAGGGCAGCAGCCACTCACAGAAGCTCGCCACGTCCTCCACCCACTCGCCGGTGATGCTGGCCCGGTTGCGGCGCAGCATGTCGGCCCGCACCAGCCCCAGCTCGCCCTGCACCAGCGACTGCAGATCGCGGACTGCCGGCTCCTCGACCCCGAGGGCCTCGGCATAGGCAGCCACCCGCTCGGCCGCAGCGGGCGACACCTGCCCATCCACCGTGGCGATCACCACCAGCGGCACGATCACCTCGCTCCCCCGCTCCCCCAGACCCTCGGCCAGCTGGGCCGGCGAAACGCGCTCAAGGCTGTGGAGATCCAGTCCGGTACCGATCCGGAACACCAGCAGCGCCGCCGAACACAAGGCACTGCGATCGAGGGCGGTGAGTTCACCATCGCCAGCCCGGGCCACCTCCGCCATCGCGCCAAGGATCAGCCTGGCCTGCTGCTCACTGCCATCGAAAATCACCGGCCACTCCCCTGCCGTGGATCACACCATCCTCAGGCGGGAACCGTCGCTCGGCAATGCAGAGAACTGAGCGCCGGAGCTGGCGATGGTTCAGGGATGGGCGAGTTGTGATCACGGCAACGGTTTGAACTGATCCTGGGGCTCAGAGACTGGCTGCCCGGGCTGCTTTCGTTTCAGCAAGTGTCGCCTCGACAGGTAGCTCAGCGCCGTTGCGAACACCAACAGGGCCAGCCCGGGCTGGATCGAGACATGGGCCTGAGCCGCCAGTGGCCATTCGGGGCAGGAGAAACTGGCCCTGAACTGGCTGAGGATCTGCAGCAGTCCGCTGAAGATCGCGCAGAACATGAGCACGACCACTAGGGGGAACAGCACCAGGGGCGTGACCACCCCGATCAGGGCAAGCACGAGACCAAGGACCTGCAATCCTCTCAGCCAGAGCAGAGTCCGGGTCGTCATCCCAGCGCCTGGGAGCAACCCGTTCAGCAGTAGGGCGAGTAGCAGGGGCAACAGCAGGGTCAAGGCCCAACGGAACGCTGCGGCGACGGATTCAGGCACAACCATGGGGAA
Coding sequences within it:
- a CDS encoding translation initiation factor; this encodes MAKGGWTEFSSGGSRPESLQRAGAGDAAAQPRAQQRVRVQRTKAGKGGKLVTAITGLEIGEAESRTLLKQLKASAGTGGTLKDGVIELQGDQVAAALSALEQAGFRPKQAGG
- a CDS encoding DUF1993 family protein; this translates as MQLSMVDASVLPLTRTLTNLAAVLAKGQAHAEAHSIDPAVLLQSRLYPDMFPLVRQVQIASDIARRGVARLAGSEAPAVEDSETSFAELIERLQHTITFIESVPTEQLNGSEERLVTVPIGRDQTITMPGWPFLSSFVLPNVYFHVTTAYNILRHNGVVLGKRDFLGAS
- a CDS encoding dihydroxyacetone kinase family protein is translated as MTHLITDPGRFAVQAKAGFVAANRRRVRAVAGGVVRASGLVRGRVAVVTGGGSGHYPAFMGFVGMGMAAGAACGNIFASPSAGQIVSVSREVNRGAGFLLTFGNYTGDMLQFGLAAERLRSEGHDVRIVAVSDDIASAPPSAMNQRRGIAGGLAVYKVAGAAAEAGLDLDAVERLARRTNARTRTLGVAFSGCTLPGAESPLFSVPAGRMAVGLGVHGEPGLEERPLPDAAGLAELLVAALLAESPDDIPPQEARVVVLLNGLGGFKYEELFSLFDAVASNLEARGVRIVDAECGELVTSLEMAGLSLSLFWLDDELEPFWQAPADSAAFQRGHPTLGPTTAPEREADAPAPIPPASARDSPAGQGDQLIWARRVLEGLQKAQAALEASHQELGQLDAIAGDGDHGLGMVRGVGGAVAAAQRAVDDQGSVARVLLEAGEAWSEQGGGSSGALWGIGLAAAGNALAAADRLDPTALAGAVAAALGAIRNLGKAQAGDKTLVDALIPFSERLSSGIAQGESAARAWSEAASCAVHAAQATAELLPRLGRARSHGARSVGHPDPGAVSLAEVSVAVQI
- the cynS gene encoding cyanase, producing the protein MTANQDTMISALLAAKKAKGMSFADLGAKLGRDEVWVASLFYLQATASADEATQLGELLDLDAEIIAALQDFPTKGSLDPVIPTDPLIYRFYEIMQVYGMPLKDVIQEKFGDGIMSAIDFTLHVDKEANPAGDRVKITMCGKFLPYKKW
- a CDS encoding formate/nitrite transporter family protein, producing the protein MDYVLPNELVDGMIAAGGKKSGVSIKNLLLRGFYSGSVLGLALCLALTIMVQTGIPWIGSLIFPFGFASIVLFGMELVTGNFALLPMAVWAGKTTWSKTIRNWIWVWIGNFLGTGLVGILFAISLTSGGTADLAAGSGDWVAVANKIIGLNKANVIVKYQSLGVLGFFLAFVRGLIANWLVCLGVTLALVSKSVPGKILACWLPITAFQALGMEHIVVNMFLHTTGPLLGSGVSFGQIAFWNYLPVTMGNIVGGMVFIGMLFYSTHRTTVSNVLPTVHDEKLERELAAELGAR
- the argS gene encoding arginine--tRNA ligase → MLRLAQALDSQLCAAMERAFPQAAAEARADGRRLDPQLAAASKPEFGDFQANGALPLAKPLKQPPRAIATAIVNELAADPAFAELCLEPQIAGPGFINLTLRPERLTAEVAARLGDPRLGVPAAAEVGGGQGGSDQGGGAPAAPVVVDFSSPNIAKEMHVGHLRSTIIGDCLARVLEFRGHPVLRLNHVGDWGTQFGMLITHLKQVAPEALITADAVDLGDLVAFYRQAKQRFDDDPVFQATSREEVVKLQGGDPVSLKAWGLLCDQSRREFQKIYDRLDIRLSERGESFYNPYLEAVVSDLEATGLLVTDDGAGCVFLEGVSGKDGKALPVIVRKSDGGFNYATTDLAAIRYRFAEPPAGDGARRVIYVTDAGQASHFAGVFQVARRAGWIPADGRLEHVPFGLVQGDDGKKLKTRAGDTVRLRDLLDEAVERAGTDLRRRLEEEGRHEEESFITQVATTVGLAAVKYADLSQNRTTNYQFSFDRMLALQGNTAPYLLYAVVRIAGIARKGGDLAGQAEASSLQFSEPQEWALVRELLKFDAVVAEVEQELLPNRLCSYLFELSQVFNRFYDQVPVLKAEEAARPGRLALCRLTADTLRLGLGLLGIPSLERM